One genomic window of Magnolia sinica isolate HGM2019 chromosome 3, MsV1, whole genome shotgun sequence includes the following:
- the LOC131239049 gene encoding F-box protein FBW2-like, producing the protein MDYRTHNVCWDSLFEEVLIEIFSKLDFHSLISVASVCHSWRCVAHYPECWEYVRFCHHERFVNYHIKETVISDLQYGLFRESEYMIKHVGAGAKSIWVHPLADDTMVQRIADRSPSIESISLRNYYRISTSALINLIQACKLLKFIDITFCSSISVSASLIEEIGLSCPGLVGINFGNINMTEEIATAIGKFMPKLNWLNLNGANISCEDLCMILDSCTELDYVSVKSCHRLIMKEELKNRATRIAEFYYSHALQFQSVPMPMPAICWPSQSVPIAMPAIGWPSQSMPMPMPAIGWPSQSMPHYYAGNRLG; encoded by the exons ATGGATTACCGGACGCACAATGTATGTTGGGATTCGCTCTTCGAAGAAGTCCTGATCGAAATCTTCTCCAAGCTTGATTTTCATTCGCTGATATCTGTTGCAAGCGTCTGCCATTCATGGCGCTGCGTGGCCCATTATCCAGAGTGCTGGGAGTATGTCCGCTTCTGTCATCATGAAAGATTCGTAAACTACCACATCAAAGAAACCGTAATATCAGATCTTCAATATGGGCTGTTCAGGGAGTCTGAATACATGATAAAGCATGTTGGAGCCGGAGCCAAGTCCATTTGGGTCCACCCCTTAGCTGACGACACAATGGTCCAGAGGATCGCTGACAG GAGTCCATCAATTGAGTCAATCTCCCTTCGAAATTATTATCGAATCTCAACATCCGCTCTTATCAATCTAATCCAAGCTTGCAAGCTCTTGAAGTTCATCGACATTACGTTCTGCTCTTCTATTTCCGTTTCCGCATCATTGATTGAAGAAATTGGTCTATCTTGCCCAGGTCTGGTGGGGATCAATTTTGGCAATATAAACATGACGGAAGAAATAGCAACAGCAATAGGGAAATTCATGCCGAAACTCAATTGGCTCAACCTCAACGGTGCTAATATATCTTGTGAAGATCTTTGTATGATCCTAGACTCTTGTACTGAGCTAGACTACGTTAGTGTCAAATCTTGCCATCGACTGATCATGAAGGAAGAACTCAAGAACAGAGCCACCAGAATTGCAGAGTTCTACTACTCCCATGCTCTTCAATTCCAATCAGTGCCCATGCCTATGCCGGCAATCTGCTGGCCTAGCCAATCAGTGCCCATTGCTATGCCGGCAATCGGCTGGCCTAGCCAATCAATGCCCATGCCTATGCCAGCAATTGGCTGGCCTAGCCAATCAATGCCCCATTACTATGCTGGCAATCGGCTGGGCTAG